The proteins below are encoded in one region of Clostridium pasteurianum DSM 525 = ATCC 6013:
- a CDS encoding ATP-binding protein, whose amino-acid sequence MKIRKRDSGAILTALQGGVVPNRGLQYVMVGRNEEAEQILKDLENIKAGSSIIKFFIGPFGSGKSFIQALIQQIAFKENFIVAKADFTPERRLYGSDGKAVAIYAELIKNIAIATVPDGNAFSTILDKWISEVQAKVSVEKGYGSVEFGNEDFVKDVELEINKVVGKMDALTGGYDFARILTLYFKGYVKDNNEIQRCALRWLRGEYSTKTEARNDLGVRDIINDNNYYDYIKVLSQFVKQIGFSGLVINFDEAINLYKITHPQTRDKNYETILKIYNDTLQGNVEGLYITIGGTPEFLEDERRGIFSYEALKSRLSVNPFETNVFRDLSQPVIKLTPLQNDETFVLLQKVRDIHEAHYGYIKNVSDEEIKEFIKNEYSRPGAKENMTTRDVVRDFIGALNIIHQNPDFDHKQIFGKNSNENNNKLNEDLMSRFKRANQ is encoded by the coding sequence GTGAAGATAAGAAAAAGAGATTCTGGGGCAATATTAACTGCACTTCAGGGGGGGGTTGTACCTAATAGAGGTCTTCAATATGTAATGGTCGGTCGTAATGAAGAAGCAGAGCAGATATTAAAGGATTTAGAAAATATTAAAGCTGGCTCATCTATTATTAAATTTTTTATAGGACCCTTTGGAAGCGGCAAAAGTTTTATTCAGGCATTAATACAGCAAATAGCCTTTAAAGAAAATTTTATTGTAGCAAAAGCAGATTTTACTCCTGAAAGACGATTATATGGTAGTGATGGTAAAGCTGTTGCAATATATGCAGAACTAATAAAAAATATTGCTATAGCTACAGTGCCAGATGGTAATGCGTTTTCCACAATACTTGATAAATGGATAAGTGAAGTTCAAGCAAAAGTATCTGTTGAAAAAGGGTATGGCTCAGTAGAATTCGGAAATGAGGATTTTGTTAAAGATGTAGAACTTGAAATTAATAAGGTTGTAGGGAAAATGGATGCGCTAACGGGAGGTTATGATTTCGCAAGAATACTAACGCTCTATTTTAAGGGATATGTTAAAGATAATAATGAAATTCAAAGATGTGCTTTACGTTGGCTTCGTGGAGAATATAGTACTAAAACTGAAGCTAGAAATGATCTTGGAGTAAGGGATATTATAAATGATAATAATTATTATGATTACATAAAAGTGTTATCTCAATTTGTTAAACAGATAGGATTTTCTGGATTGGTAATAAACTTTGATGAGGCTATAAATTTATATAAAATAACTCATCCACAGACCAGAGATAAAAATTACGAAACTATTCTTAAAATATATAATGATACTCTTCAGGGAAATGTGGAAGGTCTATATATTACCATAGGTGGTACTCCAGAATTTTTAGAAGATGAAAGACGTGGAATATTCAGTTATGAAGCATTAAAGAGCAGACTTTCAGTGAATCCTTTTGAAACCAATGTATTCAGAGATTTAAGTCAGCCAGTTATAAAATTGACACCACTGCAAAATGATGAGACCTTTGTTTTATTACAAAAGGTTAGAGATATTCATGAGGCACATTATGGATACATAAAGAATGTATCTGATGAAGAAATAAAAGAATTTATAAAAAATGAGTATTCGAGACCAGGTGCAAAAGAAAATATGACTACTAGAGATGTGGTAAGAGATTTCATAGGTGCTTTAAATATAATTCATCAAAATCCTGATTTTGATCATAAGCAAATTTTTGGTAAAAACAGTAATGAGAATAATAATAAATTAAATGAAGATTTAATGAGTAGGTTTAAACGAGCTAATCAATAG